A part of Tigriopus californicus strain San Diego chromosome 10, Tcal_SD_v2.1, whole genome shotgun sequence genomic DNA contains:
- the LOC131889199 gene encoding uncharacterized protein LOC131889199, with product MIKKTHGRLGGIMIISSILLWLCLFSIQGIQSSSSSSNEAGPIVTVPKGAGPEECFQYGLDIVGNDLNNGLNDKVNSAAECVVKCQGYPGAKYFTWSSAQLADPNYRLSCWCTPDNQGTTISANTISGPLDCGGSGGTCCDTLAFTSSGWIATSKPSHILGIYNKVGMGTNGRSIYFQQGGLGHYLYFLDSLQIWFIGDSVGSNVGYASNPGTAMCPEDIAATWDAWSPNANEWLLDPMAKMNCF from the exons atgataaagaagACGCATGGAAGATTAG GCGGCATCATGATCATCTCAAGCATCTTGTTGTGGCTTTGCTTATTTTCGATCCAAGGAATCCAGagttcctcttcctcttcgaATGAGGCTGGACCTATAGTGACCGTTCCCAAGGGTGCAGGACCAGAGGAATGCTTCCAATATGGCCTTGACATTGTTGGCAACGATTTGAACAACGGCCTTAACGACAAGGTCAACTCGGCTGCGGAATGTGTGGTCAAATGTCAAGGCTATCCCGGTGCCAAGTACTTCACGTGGTCCAGTGCTCAATTGGCCGATCCCAACTACCGCCTCAGTTGTTGGTGCACTCCGGACAACCAAGGAACCACAATCAGTGCCAACACCATCTCCGGACCTTTGGACTGTGGCGGCTCAGGTGGCACTTGTTGCGATACTTTGGCTTTCACCTCAAGTGGATGGATTGCCACCTCTAAACCATCCCATATCTTGGGCATTTACAACAAAGTGGGTATGGGTACCAATGGTCGATCCATTTACTTTCAACAAGGTGGATTGGGTCACTATTTGTACTTCTTGGACAgccttcaaatttggttcattgGTGATTCTGTTGGGTCCAACGTTGGATACGCCTCAAATCCTGGAACTGCTATGTGTCCTGAAGATATTGCCGCTACTTGGGATGCTTGGTCACCCAATGCCAATGAGTGGCTATTGGACCCAATGgccaaaatgaattgtttctAA